Proteins co-encoded in one Methylobacterium sp. WL1 genomic window:
- a CDS encoding family 16 glycosylhydrolase: MVDLTGYKLTFDEEFNTRSISQTGAGTTWADIRAQDRGDANADVGFGHSSFVDKGSGYDPFQLQDGALSITAVPDRTSSGVPGSWESGLLTTQGNFSQTYGYFEVRADFSEQVGAWDAFWLLPNQQKADPYNAGQHQELDVVERYGDGPSTVYSTIHTTDQTPNIPWQQNRQVTSVMPDQTGYHTYGMNWQADRISFYVDGQMTGSQATPSDLHSPMYMLVNLATQGGGSNNADLAGVPISSKIDYVRAYSNDPTAAAVKRDTVSSPDGRDPGLYGAAAATSTNTTTAAATTASAERGTTTTATSVASSAASATKPATGSTTGTASGTTNPTNGSAAAPTTSSTVTIAATPKPTVSTAPTGAASPSSVSPNGGVSPAAAPTPAAPTTGSGASRPSAVQNPPVGASSGSTNATPGTSAPTASAAPTTASSTVPAASTTPTTAQSSAPVASTGTAPSATGSGANGATQASTASATPPAATSTTSASGSATPTTGSTAASAPASTGSGTGPAGGSATTGSPSTTLSAAPAAPTPNAAGTTPSTVTASAPTSAASSAVSSTSGGSHTTASAPSQTAAETTHSGGATHSGGATLAATGSAPPPTTVGAAPQAPAPTTNSAGTANLSASPVSGQSAAASTTPANGMAHTPTAGPSAAAPAALDTTAVTTPPGGSGANGVASPASVVPVASSATVQPAMATAPTNPASTVAPGSGGTARPVLGSATRSPAGTQNPYPPTGNPIAAAPTAPINPGSVTSASPAASAGATSPQGPAVPAVSKAPTYETFSVPESQRKAAIALMAKINKGEASAPATTDWFTKLSNILMHLW; encoded by the coding sequence ATGGTCGACTTGACCGGTTATAAACTAACCTTCGACGAAGAGTTTAACACCCGGAGCATTTCACAGACTGGCGCGGGGACCACCTGGGCCGATATCCGCGCGCAAGACCGTGGTGACGCGAATGCCGATGTCGGGTTCGGCCACTCGTCCTTCGTGGACAAGGGGTCTGGCTACGACCCGTTTCAGCTCCAGGACGGCGCCCTGTCGATCACGGCGGTCCCGGACAGGACTTCGTCCGGCGTGCCGGGCAGCTGGGAATCCGGCCTGCTGACGACCCAGGGCAATTTCTCGCAGACCTACGGGTATTTCGAAGTCCGGGCCGACTTCTCCGAGCAGGTCGGCGCCTGGGACGCGTTCTGGCTGCTGCCCAACCAGCAGAAGGCCGACCCCTACAACGCGGGCCAGCACCAGGAGCTTGACGTCGTCGAGCGCTACGGCGACGGGCCGAGCACCGTCTACAGCACGATCCACACGACGGATCAGACGCCGAACATCCCCTGGCAGCAGAACCGCCAGGTCACGAGCGTAATGCCGGACCAGACCGGCTATCATACCTACGGCATGAACTGGCAGGCCGACCGGATCAGCTTCTACGTGGACGGCCAGATGACCGGCTCGCAGGCGACGCCGTCGGATCTGCACAGCCCGATGTACATGCTGGTGAACCTGGCCACCCAGGGGGGCGGCAGCAACAACGCCGATCTCGCCGGCGTGCCGATCAGCTCGAAGATCGACTACGTCCGAGCCTATTCGAACGATCCGACCGCAGCCGCCGTGAAGCGCGACACCGTGTCGAGCCCCGACGGCCGGGATCCGGGCCTGTACGGCGCCGCCGCGGCAACCTCGACGAACACGACGACAGCCGCCGCGACCACGGCAAGCGCGGAGAGGGGCACGACGACCACGGCCACGAGCGTGGCTTCGTCGGCAGCGTCGGCCACCAAGCCGGCGACCGGTTCGACCACCGGGACGGCATCAGGAACAACCAACCCGACGAACGGCTCGGCCGCCGCGCCGACGACGAGTTCCACGGTCACGATTGCCGCGACCCCCAAGCCCACCGTCTCGACGGCGCCGACCGGGGCTGCCTCCCCGTCGAGCGTCAGCCCGAACGGAGGCGTGTCCCCCGCCGCCGCACCGACACCGGCCGCTCCGACGACGGGGTCCGGCGCCTCCAGGCCGTCAGCCGTTCAGAACCCGCCTGTCGGCGCGTCTTCGGGCTCGACCAACGCCACGCCGGGAACGAGCGCGCCCACCGCCAGCGCTGCGCCCACGACGGCCTCATCGACGGTCCCTGCCGCAAGCACGACCCCCACGACGGCGCAAAGCAGCGCCCCGGTCGCATCGACCGGCACTGCTCCGAGCGCGACCGGCAGCGGTGCGAACGGTGCAACGCAGGCGTCCACCGCGAGCGCGACGCCGCCGGCTGCAACCTCCACGACGAGTGCGAGCGGCTCGGCGACTCCGACCACGGGTTCCACCGCCGCGTCTGCGCCGGCCAGCACCGGGAGCGGAACCGGCCCGGCAGGCGGCAGTGCGACGACGGGGTCCCCTTCGACCACCCTCAGCGCAGCACCTGCCGCGCCGACGCCGAATGCCGCCGGCACGACGCCCTCGACGGTGACCGCCAGCGCGCCGACCAGTGCCGCTTCCAGCGCGGTGAGCAGCACGAGCGGCGGATCGCACACGACCGCGAGCGCGCCGTCCCAGACCGCCGCGGAGACGACTCACTCGGGTGGTGCGACCCATTCGGGCGGTGCGACTCTTGCGGCCACGGGTTCGGCTCCCCCTCCGACCACCGTCGGCGCAGCGCCTCAGGCCCCTGCCCCGACGACGAACTCCGCGGGGACGGCGAATCTGTCCGCGTCCCCCGTGTCGGGTCAGTCCGCGGCCGCCTCGACAACGCCGGCAAACGGCATGGCCCACACGCCGACCGCAGGACCGAGCGCGGCGGCCCCGGCGGCCCTCGACACAACGGCGGTGACGACCCCGCCCGGTGGGTCCGGCGCAAACGGTGTCGCGAGCCCGGCAAGCGTAGTCCCGGTGGCGAGCAGCGCCACCGTGCAGCCGGCCATGGCCACCGCTCCGACCAACCCGGCCTCGACGGTGGCACCCGGCTCCGGCGGTACGGCGCGGCCGGTGCTGGGCAGCGCAACCCGTTCTCCCGCCGGCACGCAGAACCCGTACCCGCCGACCGGCAACCCGATCGCCGCCGCGCCGACGGCCCCCATCAATCCGGGCAGCGTAACGAGCGCGTCCCCAGCCGCATCCGCGGGCGCCACGAGCCCGCAGGGTCCCGCCGTCCCGGCGGTGAGCAAGGCTCCCACCTATGAGACGTTCTCCGTCCCCGAGAGCCAGCGGAAAGCCGCGATCGCCCTGATGGCCAAGATCAACAAGGGCGAAGCCAGCGCACCCGCGACCACCGACTGGTTCACCAAACTGTCCAACATCCTGATGCATCTCTGGTAG
- a CDS encoding efflux RND transporter periplasmic adaptor subunit translates to MPIAPLLSGPVRVLVVATIAALAAGCRDTNQYVPPPPPSVSVAQPVVRNVTRYFELTGNTKAFAAVDLEARVQGFLEGISYTDGAVVKKGAPLFSIQRNTYEAQLKQAQGALAAQQAALANAQSEYQRQFTLGRQEFASQARVEDAKTKLDQATAAVLEAQANLDIAAINLGYTQVSAPFDGVVTNHLVDVGALVGISGPTKLAQLVRIDPLYIYFNVGEQQVLRVKQHLLATQRTLGDLSKIPVEIGLQDEAGYPHTGKLDYLAPQVDPSTGTLLARALIDNADHALLPGLFVRVRIPVGRDDKALLVRDDAIGTNQQGSYLLTVGADDTVSQRVVTLGPRDGRERVIQTGLKPDEWVVTDGIQRAIPGAKVAPRKVAPADASADPAAIRR, encoded by the coding sequence GTGCCGATCGCGCCACTGCTTTCCGGACCCGTCCGCGTTCTGGTCGTCGCGACCATCGCGGCGCTGGCGGCCGGGTGCCGCGACACCAACCAGTACGTTCCGCCGCCGCCGCCGAGCGTCTCGGTGGCGCAGCCGGTCGTGCGCAACGTGACGCGCTACTTCGAGCTCACCGGCAACACCAAGGCGTTCGCGGCCGTCGATCTCGAGGCCCGCGTCCAGGGATTTCTGGAGGGGATCAGCTACACGGACGGGGCCGTGGTGAAGAAGGGCGCGCCGCTCTTCTCCATCCAGCGCAACACCTACGAGGCGCAGCTCAAGCAGGCGCAGGGCGCCCTCGCCGCGCAGCAGGCCGCCCTGGCCAACGCCCAGTCGGAGTATCAGCGCCAGTTCACCCTGGGCCGGCAGGAATTCGCCTCGCAGGCGCGGGTGGAGGATGCCAAGACCAAGCTGGACCAGGCCACCGCCGCTGTGCTGGAGGCGCAGGCCAACCTCGATATCGCCGCGATCAACCTCGGCTACACGCAGGTCTCCGCGCCCTTCGACGGCGTGGTCACCAACCACCTGGTGGATGTCGGGGCGCTCGTCGGCATCAGCGGACCGACCAAGCTGGCGCAGCTCGTGCGCATCGACCCGCTCTACATCTACTTCAACGTCGGCGAGCAGCAGGTCCTGCGGGTCAAGCAGCACCTGCTCGCGACGCAGCGGACGTTGGGCGACCTGTCCAAGATCCCGGTGGAGATCGGCCTGCAGGACGAGGCCGGCTATCCGCATACCGGCAAGCTGGACTACCTCGCGCCGCAGGTGGACCCGTCCACCGGCACGCTGCTGGCCCGGGCGCTCATCGACAACGCCGATCATGCGCTCCTGCCGGGCCTGTTCGTGCGGGTCCGGATCCCGGTCGGACGCGACGACAAGGCCCTGCTGGTCCGCGACGACGCCATCGGGACCAACCAGCAGGGCAGCTACCTGCTCACGGTCGGGGCCGACGACACGGTCTCGCAGCGGGTGGTGACGCTCGGTCCGCGGGACGGGCGCGAACGCGTGATCCAGACGGGGCTCAAACCCGACGAGTGGGTCGTCACGGACGGCATCCAGCGGGCCATCCCGGGGGCCAAGGTCGCGCCCCGGAAGGTGGCGCCGGCCGATGCTTCGGCCGACCCGGCGGCGATCCGGCGGTGA
- a CDS encoding efflux RND transporter permease subunit: MISRFFIERPVLANVLALVMVLVGAVSLFNLPVSQYPNVVPPTVQVTTRYPGASARTVIDTVALPIEQQVNGVEGMLYMQSTSASDGTYTLTVTFAIGTDGDQAQVLVQNRVAIAMSSLPQAVQVQGVTTQKKSTAVLQFVTLSAPDGTFDSLFLSNYGVINVQNELARLPGVGNVTVFGAGQYAMRIWLDPDLVQARGLTPDAIVTIVQQQSQEVTAGAVGMPPVPAGQDFQYTLNVNGRLNDAPDFENIVIKADAQDGGRITRLRDVGRVELGAQTYSQSFTLNGQPAAGLGIFQLPEANALTVAGAVRTRMGELAKSFPPGLVYSIPFDTTGFVQASIHEVYTTLFEAAVLVLIVILVFVQDWRAMLVPATTVPVTIIGAFAAMAAMGFSVNLSTLFAIVLAIGIVVDDAIVIVEGVAHHIDQGLSPRAAAEKAMEELFGPIIGITLVLMSVFVPAAFLPGLTGQLYKQFALVIAATALISAVNAATLKPTQCALWLRKPVPPEERNVFYRGFNRVYGVAEGWYARLIGHMVRRSGVMVAVALLLIGLAGWGLTRLPTAFLPTEDQGYVLIGAQLPDGASKERTDAVMQRISAHAKATPGVDNVLTISGISVLDANATLPNAGVAYVVLKDWGARGKEKGQDLRSLYERFNAMLEGVEGASTFVLIPPPIQGIGNASGFTMQVELRNGDFDYPLLESLARTIVADGTAQSGLQKLNTSFRAGVPQIAIAVDRIKAEALGVTVGQVFSTLSSYVGSSYVTQFNKFGRTFQVYVQAAPDYRLRPEDIQNLKVRAGNGVMVPLGTVVEIKSVQGPSLISLYNLYPTATIVGGAAPGFSSGQSLDLMQQIAAKVLPPGTGYDWTAMSYQEKAVGSQIYWVFALAIVLVYLVLAGQYESWILPLAVLLGVPLALLGTVGALLSLGVANNLYTQIGLILLIALASKNAILIVEVAREKRQAGLDIAAAAVEAARLRFRPILMTSFAFILGVLPLVTATGAGAAARKSIGIAVFSGMLASTCLAVLFVPSFYVILQRLEERRARGPRPAPAGTVAAVSESP; encoded by the coding sequence ATGATCTCGCGCTTCTTCATCGAGCGGCCGGTCCTGGCCAACGTGCTCGCCCTGGTGATGGTGCTGGTCGGCGCGGTGTCGCTGTTCAACCTGCCCGTGTCGCAATACCCGAACGTCGTCCCGCCGACGGTCCAGGTCACCACGCGCTATCCGGGGGCGAGCGCCCGCACGGTGATCGACACGGTGGCGCTGCCGATCGAGCAGCAGGTCAACGGCGTCGAGGGCATGCTCTACATGCAGTCGACCAGCGCCAGCGACGGCACCTACACCCTCACGGTCACGTTCGCGATCGGCACGGACGGCGACCAGGCCCAAGTGCTGGTGCAGAACCGCGTCGCCATCGCGATGTCGTCGCTGCCGCAGGCGGTGCAGGTGCAGGGCGTCACGACCCAGAAGAAGTCCACCGCGGTCCTGCAATTCGTGACCCTGTCCGCCCCCGATGGGACATTCGACAGCCTGTTCCTGTCGAATTACGGCGTCATCAACGTTCAGAACGAGCTGGCCCGGCTCCCGGGCGTCGGCAACGTCACGGTGTTCGGCGCCGGCCAGTACGCGATGCGGATCTGGCTGGACCCCGACCTCGTGCAGGCCCGGGGTCTCACCCCCGACGCCATCGTCACCATCGTCCAGCAGCAGAGCCAGGAGGTCACCGCCGGGGCCGTGGGCATGCCGCCGGTCCCGGCCGGCCAGGATTTCCAGTACACCCTCAACGTCAACGGGCGGCTGAACGACGCCCCGGACTTCGAGAACATCGTCATCAAGGCGGATGCGCAGGACGGCGGCCGCATCACCCGCCTGCGCGATGTCGGCCGCGTCGAGCTCGGCGCGCAGACCTACAGCCAGTCGTTCACCCTGAACGGTCAGCCCGCCGCCGGCCTCGGCATCTTCCAGCTGCCGGAGGCGAACGCGCTCACGGTGGCGGGGGCGGTCCGCACCCGGATGGGCGAGCTGGCCAAGAGCTTCCCGCCGGGCCTCGTCTACAGCATCCCGTTCGACACGACCGGGTTCGTGCAGGCCTCGATCCACGAGGTCTACACGACGCTGTTCGAGGCCGCCGTCCTGGTCCTGATCGTCATCCTGGTCTTCGTGCAGGACTGGCGCGCCATGCTGGTGCCGGCGACGACGGTCCCGGTGACGATCATCGGCGCCTTCGCGGCGATGGCGGCGATGGGCTTCAGCGTGAACCTCTCGACGCTGTTTGCCATCGTGCTGGCCATCGGCATCGTGGTGGACGATGCCATCGTGATCGTCGAGGGCGTCGCCCACCATATCGACCAGGGGCTCTCGCCCCGGGCGGCGGCCGAGAAGGCGATGGAGGAGCTGTTCGGCCCGATCATCGGCATCACCCTGGTGCTGATGTCGGTCTTCGTGCCGGCCGCGTTCCTGCCCGGCCTGACCGGGCAGCTCTACAAGCAGTTCGCCCTGGTGATCGCCGCCACCGCCCTGATCAGCGCGGTCAACGCCGCCACGTTGAAGCCGACCCAGTGCGCCCTGTGGCTGCGCAAGCCGGTCCCGCCTGAGGAGCGCAACGTGTTCTACCGCGGCTTCAACCGCGTCTACGGCGTCGCCGAGGGCTGGTACGCAAGGCTGATCGGCCACATGGTCCGGCGCAGTGGCGTCATGGTCGCCGTCGCGCTCCTGCTGATCGGCCTGGCCGGATGGGGGCTGACCCGCCTTCCGACCGCGTTCCTGCCGACCGAGGACCAGGGCTACGTCCTCATCGGGGCGCAGCTGCCGGACGGCGCCTCGAAGGAGCGCACCGACGCGGTGATGCAGCGGATCAGCGCGCACGCGAAGGCGACGCCCGGCGTGGACAACGTGCTCACCATCAGCGGCATCTCGGTCCTCGATGCCAACGCCACCCTGCCCAACGCCGGCGTCGCCTACGTCGTGCTCAAGGATTGGGGTGCCCGGGGCAAGGAGAAGGGCCAGGACCTGCGCAGCCTCTACGAGCGCTTCAACGCGATGCTGGAGGGGGTGGAGGGCGCCTCGACCTTCGTGCTCATCCCCCCGCCGATCCAGGGCATCGGCAATGCCAGCGGCTTCACCATGCAGGTGGAGTTGCGCAACGGCGACTTCGACTACCCGCTGCTGGAAAGCCTCGCCCGGACGATCGTCGCCGACGGGACCGCGCAATCCGGGCTGCAGAAGCTCAACACCTCGTTCCGGGCCGGCGTGCCGCAGATCGCGATCGCGGTGGACCGGATCAAGGCCGAGGCCCTGGGCGTGACGGTCGGACAGGTGTTCTCGACGCTGTCGAGCTACGTCGGATCGTCCTACGTCACGCAGTTCAACAAGTTCGGCCGGACCTTCCAGGTCTACGTGCAGGCCGCGCCCGATTACCGGCTGCGCCCGGAGGACATCCAGAACCTGAAGGTGCGCGCCGGCAACGGCGTCATGGTGCCGCTCGGCACCGTCGTCGAGATCAAGTCGGTGCAGGGCCCATCCCTGATCAGCCTCTACAACCTCTACCCGACGGCCACGATCGTGGGTGGGGCGGCCCCCGGCTTCAGCTCCGGGCAGTCGCTGGACCTGATGCAGCAGATCGCCGCGAAGGTGCTGCCGCCGGGCACGGGCTACGACTGGACGGCGATGTCGTATCAGGAGAAGGCCGTGGGCTCCCAGATCTACTGGGTGTTCGCGCTGGCCATCGTGCTCGTCTACCTCGTGCTGGCCGGGCAGTACGAGAGCTGGATCCTGCCGCTGGCGGTCCTGCTCGGCGTGCCGCTGGCGCTCCTGGGGACGGTCGGGGCCCTGCTGTCGCTCGGCGTCGCCAACAACCTCTACACGCAGATCGGCCTGATCCTGCTGATCGCGCTGGCGAGCAAGAACGCCATCCTGATCGTCGAGGTCGCCCGCGAGAAGCGGCAGGCCGGGCTCGACATCGCGGCGGCGGCCGTGGAGGCGGCGCGGCTGCGTTTCCGCCCGATCCTGATGACCTCGTTCGCCTTCATCCTCGGCGTGCTGCCGCTGGTCACCGCCACCGGGGCGGGGGCGGCGGCGCGCAAGTCGATCGGCATCGCGGTGTTCAGCGGCATGCTCGCCTCGACCTGCCTGGCGGTGCTGTTCGTGCCGTCCTTCTACGTCATCCTGCAGCGCCTCGAGGAGCGCCGCGCGCGGGGCCCGCGGCCCGCACCGGCCGGGACGGTCGCGGCGGTCTCGGAGAGCCCCTGA
- a CDS encoding adenylate/guanylate cyclase domain-containing protein yields the protein MDPARILIVDDEAFNLDLLEQELELLGHASVRAANGRAALDLLNAEPFDLVLLDVMMPILDGYAVLDRIKAHERLRHTPVVMISALTEISSIVRCIEMGAEDYLPKPFEPVLLEARIRACLDRKRLHDREMAHLETIERQRKRADDLLHAILPVAAVSELMTTGQVKPRLFDDVAVLFIDLVGFTAWCHTQGPEAVVAEVQRLAEAFEVVAHTHGMEKIKTIGDAFMATANLLSPHADPVTAAVRCARDMVAIAGDGPTGWRIRAGIHIGSVVGGIVGRSKFTFDLWGDTVNVAARLCALGDGCAVHLSEEASTRVQDGGAIRPVGKVALKGKGECEVYCCALR from the coding sequence GTGGACCCAGCGCGCATCCTCATCGTCGACGACGAAGCCTTCAACCTCGACCTGCTGGAGCAGGAACTGGAGCTTCTCGGCCATGCGAGCGTCCGGGCCGCCAACGGGCGCGCGGCCCTCGATCTGCTGAACGCGGAGCCGTTCGATCTGGTCCTGCTCGACGTGATGATGCCGATCCTCGACGGCTACGCCGTACTCGACCGCATCAAGGCGCACGAGCGGCTGCGCCATACCCCGGTGGTCATGATCTCGGCGCTGACCGAGATCAGCAGCATCGTGCGCTGCATCGAGATGGGGGCCGAGGATTACCTGCCGAAGCCCTTCGAGCCGGTGCTGCTCGAAGCCCGGATCCGCGCGTGCCTGGACCGGAAGCGGCTCCACGACCGGGAGATGGCGCATCTCGAAACCATCGAGCGGCAGCGCAAGCGCGCCGACGACCTGCTCCACGCGATCCTGCCCGTGGCGGCGGTGAGCGAATTGATGACCACCGGGCAGGTCAAGCCCCGGCTCTTCGACGATGTCGCGGTGCTGTTCATCGATCTCGTGGGATTCACGGCGTGGTGCCACACCCAAGGCCCCGAAGCCGTGGTCGCCGAGGTTCAGCGCCTCGCGGAGGCGTTCGAGGTGGTGGCCCACACGCACGGCATGGAGAAGATCAAGACGATCGGCGACGCCTTCATGGCGACCGCCAACCTGCTGTCGCCCCACGCCGACCCGGTGACCGCGGCGGTGCGCTGCGCCCGGGACATGGTCGCCATCGCGGGTGACGGGCCGACCGGCTGGCGGATCCGCGCCGGCATCCACATCGGTTCCGTCGTCGGCGGCATCGTCGGCCGGTCCAAGTTCACCTTCGATCTCTGGGGCGACACCGTGAACGTCGCCGCCCGCCTCTGTGCGCTCGGCGACGGATGCGCCGTCCACCTGTCGGAGGAGGCCTCGACCCGGGTGCAGGATGGCGGCGCGATCCGTCCCGTCGGCAAGGTCGCCCTCAAGGGGAAGGGCGAGTGCGAGGTCTATTGTTGCGCGTTGAGATAG
- a CDS encoding response regulator produces the protein MKTILIVEDVALNRDLLMQLLEDDYALVMAVDGAAGVAMAASHTPDLILMDLSLPVIDGWEATRRIKADPATAGIPVIAITANAMSGDADKAKAAGCDDFMTKPVDEDLLFAKLQHWLD, from the coding sequence ATGAAGACCATCCTCATCGTCGAAGACGTCGCGCTCAACCGCGACCTGCTGATGCAGCTCCTGGAGGACGACTACGCGCTCGTTATGGCGGTCGACGGCGCCGCCGGCGTCGCGATGGCCGCGAGCCACACCCCGGACCTGATCCTGATGGACCTCTCGCTGCCGGTCATCGACGGCTGGGAGGCGACGCGGCGGATCAAGGCCGACCCGGCGACGGCCGGCATTCCCGTCATCGCGATCACCGCCAACGCGATGAGCGGCGACGCCGACAAGGCCAAGGCGGCGGGCTGCGACGACTTCATGACGAAGCCCGTCGACGAGGACCTGCTGTTCGCCAAGCTGCAACACTGGCTCGACTGA
- a CDS encoding response regulator — MLEFFAGEAKTPDPALLKVMGNIGAQLGRVIERKRAEEHLRQAKDAAENASRAKSSFLANMSHELRTPLNAIIGFTRLVMRRAKDVLPLKQFENLEKILTSSEHLLSLINTILDLAKVEAGRMEVKAAQFALEPTIDICLRTVEPLVKSERVQLLKDVEGLPETVFTDQEKLKQILINLLSNAIKFTETGSVTLRARAVGDRIALAVADTGIGIPDAALTVIFEEFQQVDNSASRAHSGTGLGLAISHRLARMLGGDVAVESREGVGSTFTLTIPQRVEGALELQPSPKPSAPAMAAAPRTGSRLVLAIDDDPNVVYLLQENLSDAGYEVVGAPNAEEGLRKARALQPRAITLDIMMPGTDGWQVLHALKTDPLTREIPVILISIVDQKELGFHLGASDYIVKPFERESLIGALGRAAPNSERILVVDDDPNVVDLVRQLLDTEGCTIDWAPDGVAGLERIAQARPSVILLDLLMPGMDGLTFLDHLQADPVGRTIPVVVLTAASLNAADQGMLRERVRGLIDKQGLDRDALVREVRRALPLADNPAAEVTQ; from the coding sequence GTGCTGGAGTTCTTCGCCGGCGAGGCCAAGACGCCGGATCCGGCGCTGCTGAAGGTCATGGGCAACATCGGCGCCCAGCTCGGGCGGGTGATCGAGCGCAAGCGCGCGGAGGAGCACCTGCGTCAGGCCAAGGACGCCGCGGAGAACGCGAGCCGGGCCAAGAGCAGCTTCCTCGCCAACATGAGCCACGAGCTGCGCACGCCGCTCAACGCGATCATCGGCTTCACGCGGCTGGTGATGCGCCGGGCCAAGGACGTGTTGCCGCTGAAGCAGTTCGAGAACCTCGAAAAGATCCTGACGAGTTCCGAGCACCTGCTGTCGCTCATTAACACCATTCTCGACCTGGCCAAGGTCGAGGCCGGGCGGATGGAGGTGAAGGCGGCACAGTTTGCGCTGGAGCCCACCATCGACATCTGCCTCCGGACGGTCGAGCCCCTGGTCAAGAGCGAGCGCGTGCAGCTGCTCAAGGACGTGGAGGGCCTGCCGGAGACGGTCTTCACCGACCAGGAAAAGCTCAAGCAGATCCTCATCAACCTCCTCAGCAACGCCATCAAGTTCACTGAGACCGGCTCGGTGACGCTGCGGGCCCGCGCGGTCGGAGACCGGATCGCGCTCGCGGTCGCGGATACGGGCATCGGCATCCCGGACGCGGCGCTGACCGTGATCTTCGAGGAGTTCCAGCAGGTCGACAACTCCGCGAGCCGCGCCCACAGCGGCACCGGGCTCGGCCTCGCCATCAGCCACCGGCTGGCGCGGATGCTCGGCGGGGACGTGGCGGTGGAGAGCCGGGAGGGTGTGGGCTCGACCTTCACCCTCACCATCCCGCAGCGGGTCGAGGGCGCTCTCGAACTCCAGCCGAGCCCGAAGCCGTCGGCGCCCGCGATGGCTGCCGCGCCCCGGACCGGGTCCAGGCTCGTGCTCGCGATCGATGACGATCCGAACGTCGTCTACCTGCTTCAGGAGAACCTGTCGGACGCCGGCTACGAGGTGGTCGGCGCCCCCAACGCCGAGGAGGGCCTGCGCAAGGCGCGCGCACTTCAGCCGCGCGCGATCACCCTCGACATCATGATGCCGGGCACGGACGGGTGGCAGGTGCTGCACGCGCTCAAGACCGACCCGCTGACGCGCGAGATCCCGGTCATCCTGATCTCGATCGTCGACCAGAAGGAGCTCGGCTTCCACCTCGGCGCCAGCGACTACATCGTGAAGCCGTTCGAGCGCGAGTCGCTGATCGGCGCCCTCGGGCGCGCCGCCCCCAACAGCGAGCGCATCCTGGTAGTCGACGACGACCCGAACGTGGTCGACCTCGTCCGCCAGCTGCTGGACACCGAGGGCTGCACGATCGACTGGGCCCCGGACGGCGTCGCGGGCCTCGAGCGCATCGCGCAGGCGCGCCCGAGCGTGATCCTCCTCGACCTGCTGATGCCGGGCATGGACGGCCTCACCTTCCTCGACCATCTCCAGGCCGATCCCGTCGGCCGCACGATCCCCGTCGTCGTCCTAACGGCGGCGTCGTTGAACGCGGCCGACCAGGGCATGCTCCGGGAGCGCGTGCGCGGACTGATCGACAAGCAGGGTCTCGACCGCGACGCCCTGGTCCGGGAGGTCAGGCGGGCGTTGCCGCTGGCGGACAACCCGGCGGCCGAGGTGACGCAATGA